A window of Methylomonas sp. MK1 contains these coding sequences:
- a CDS encoding response regulator produces MKVIVASSDYEISNAITNQILGVESTSTSVIETTDDFIEALKSDEYDFIVTDYSFDGTDIWQLTKLINSKQLVGHAVPVYLISETCDTEVPVILAKEHNFQTISINDLVETLQMAHCTGYVRGQRGQVKASVLVIEDDEDASEIVYEALKSDYDVDRATDGELGLALWKKKRHDLILLDYMLPGRKGDEVLSEIMDVDKNQPIIVMTAFDKPEYNKDFILNGASQYLPKPYTLMELRAQCVSQINKAKLIYQDYYHDQKQKKLRNLVNELERELTVSNIEKARRIIDAIKINLPHSLSEDEQARTWNSVF; encoded by the coding sequence ATGAAAGTGATTGTTGCCTCAAGTGATTATGAAATCAGCAATGCGATCACCAATCAAATCCTTGGCGTTGAAAGCACCAGTACATCCGTCATAGAGACAACAGATGATTTCATCGAGGCCCTAAAGAGCGATGAATATGATTTCATTGTCACAGATTATTCGTTCGATGGCACTGATATATGGCAGTTAACTAAACTGATAAATTCGAAGCAATTGGTTGGGCACGCAGTGCCAGTTTACCTGATAAGCGAAACCTGTGACACCGAAGTGCCGGTTATTCTCGCCAAAGAACATAACTTCCAAACCATTTCAATAAATGACTTGGTAGAAACTCTACAGATGGCCCACTGCACCGGATACGTTCGCGGGCAGCGAGGACAGGTAAAAGCAAGCGTGCTTGTCATAGAAGACGATGAAGATGCCTCGGAAATAGTATATGAGGCCTTAAAGAGCGATTATGACGTCGATAGAGCCACAGATGGCGAACTAGGTTTAGCATTATGGAAAAAGAAACGTCACGATCTTATCTTGCTTGACTACATGCTTCCGGGGCGCAAAGGGGATGAAGTGCTATCGGAAATAATGGATGTAGATAAGAACCAGCCAATTATTGTGATGACGGCCTTTGATAAACCAGAATATAACAAAGACTTTATCCTGAACGGAGCCAGTCAATATTTGCCAAAACCGTACACATTGATGGAGTTAAGAGCGCAATGCGTCAGCCAAATAAATAAAGCCAAACTAATTTATCAAGACTATTATCACGACCAGAAACAGAAAAAACTGAGAAATCTAGTCAATGAGTTAGAACGAGAGTTAACAGTTAGCAATATCGAGAAAGCAAGACGTATTATTGATGCGATTAAAATAAACTTACCGCATAGCTTATCCGAAGACGAACAAGCTAGGACTTGGAATTCGGTATTCTGA
- a CDS encoding VirB8/TrbF family protein — protein MIFKRKDPKADPRKNPEKLIGGRRTGENENPYLSARRTWKDHTQGVISTRQAWQVMGILSMLVALTGVGGMIHIGQLSKFVPYVIQVDKLGQTAAIARADRASPVDGRVVASVVSAFISNSRIVTIDIALQRKAVMDVYAMLAPGDPSLQKMTEWLNGTEESSPFKRAIKEMVSVEVVNVLAQTPDTWEVDWIETTRDRQGIVTGKPSYMRALVNIKVVEPTPATSEEQIRKNPMGIYVKDFSWSRQQQF, from the coding sequence ATGATTTTTAAAAGAAAAGACCCAAAAGCAGACCCCAGAAAAAATCCTGAAAAGCTGATTGGTGGCCGTAGAACCGGAGAAAACGAGAATCCATATTTGTCAGCAAGACGAACCTGGAAAGATCACACACAGGGCGTTATTTCTACGCGGCAGGCGTGGCAAGTAATGGGGATATTATCCATGTTGGTGGCGTTAACCGGTGTCGGAGGAATGATTCATATCGGCCAGCTATCGAAATTTGTGCCTTACGTCATACAAGTTGACAAGCTTGGTCAAACCGCAGCCATAGCCAGAGCCGACCGAGCATCACCGGTGGATGGGCGAGTAGTGGCATCTGTGGTATCGGCCTTTATATCAAACTCTCGAATAGTCACGATAGACATCGCGCTACAAAGAAAAGCCGTTATGGATGTCTACGCTATGTTAGCGCCCGGCGACCCATCGCTACAAAAAATGACTGAATGGTTGAATGGCACCGAGGAGTCTAGTCCGTTTAAACGGGCGATAAAGGAAATGGTAAGCGTAGAAGTGGTGAATGTCCTGGCCCAAACCCCAGATACCTGGGAGGTCGATTGGATTGAAACTACCCGCGACCGCCAGGGCATTGTGACCGGAAAACCCTCATACATGAGGGCATTAGTCAATATTAAAGTCGTTGAACCAACGCCGGCCACAAGCGAAGAGCAAATCCGGAAAAACCCAATGGGAATTTACGTGAAAGACTTTTCCTGGTCCAGACAACAACAGTTTTAA
- a CDS encoding cytochrome P450, with amino-acid sequence MLIYLARLITNPTGALTAIHKKYGDFVQTCFFNKKLLFTSNPEHYEEIFNQEARGLLNRDSLYEAKKPMFGDGLFNSKGATWTNQRRLMQPMFTKQAIAEWHGIMLKEACNATRRLKNDGVTKVNISEELKTLIQSILIQVMFGQAKTSHNEELLMAAIDTIVKGLFPHLLTETLGKGKLKRLFVLQNRRMEKAINQFVAYVDSKIDGIEPTGHDLISLMMNGRDRSGSQMSRELLRDEAVTLFLAGQDTTVNTLIWFFYLIGKHEAVHKRITSEIQGIKDDLLTPETMERLIYTKAALYETLRLYPQAIALSRDTATTITVGGKTVSQGTSVIMSLYATNRDARWWERPNEFYPEHFLNGAVTQRHKYTFLPFGGGVHNCVGRHFAELEMMVIIATVLREFTILVNEDIKPTVSITYKPERDVIVSITQTTQAL; translated from the coding sequence GTGCTTATTTATCTAGCTAGGCTAATAACCAATCCTACTGGCGCATTAACCGCTATACACAAGAAATATGGCGACTTTGTGCAAACATGCTTTTTCAATAAGAAGCTTTTATTTACATCAAATCCGGAACATTACGAGGAAATATTCAATCAAGAAGCTAGGGGCCTTTTGAATAGAGACTCACTTTATGAAGCAAAAAAACCTATGTTCGGCGATGGACTGTTTAATAGCAAGGGCGCTACATGGACAAACCAGCGTCGACTAATGCAGCCAATGTTTACAAAGCAAGCTATCGCAGAGTGGCACGGCATTATGCTTAAAGAAGCCTGCAATGCCACAAGGCGGCTCAAAAACGATGGCGTCACTAAAGTAAACATATCAGAGGAATTAAAAACCCTTATTCAGAGCATTCTGATTCAGGTCATGTTTGGCCAGGCAAAAACATCACATAATGAAGAGTTATTGATGGCGGCGATTGACACCATAGTAAAAGGATTATTTCCGCATTTACTAACAGAGACGCTAGGCAAGGGAAAATTAAAGCGGCTTTTTGTCCTACAAAATAGGAGGATGGAGAAAGCCATCAATCAATTCGTGGCCTATGTTGACTCCAAAATCGATGGAATTGAGCCGACAGGCCATGATTTAATTTCGCTAATGATGAATGGTAGGGACAGAAGCGGCTCACAAATGTCGAGAGAGTTACTAAGGGATGAGGCGGTTACGTTGTTCCTGGCTGGGCAAGACACCACTGTTAATACGTTGATATGGTTCTTTTACCTTATAGGTAAGCATGAGGCGGTCCATAAACGTATTACCAGTGAAATACAGGGCATCAAGGATGACCTATTGACGCCAGAAACTATGGAACGGTTGATCTACACCAAGGCGGCGCTTTATGAGACATTACGCTTATATCCGCAGGCTATCGCGCTTAGTAGGGATACAGCAACGACGATAACCGTAGGAGGAAAAACGGTTTCACAAGGTACGTCTGTAATAATGAGCCTTTATGCGACCAATCGTGATGCTAGGTGGTGGGAGCGGCCAAACGAATTCTATCCAGAACACTTTTTAAACGGTGCCGTAACGCAGCGACATAAGTACACGTTTCTCCCGTTCGGTGGTGGAGTACACAATTGTGTTGGTAGGCATTTCGCAGAGTTGGAAATGATGGTGATTATTGCCACAGTGCTACGAGAATTTACAATTCTCGTCAACGAGGACATTAAACCTACCGTTAGTATTACCTATAAGCCTGAGAGAGATGTAATCGTTTCGATAACTCAAACTACTCAAGCCCTATAA
- a CDS encoding HAMP domain-containing sensor histidine kinase, translating into MSLLDRYNIQQRFNFLIFISIILASCFLIGFMYKLISNYINDYTSHYWREHTATFADSAIYSVILGSTSQSESVVHSFASDKNVLGATIYNSRGELLASYGAKSVCELNPPLRTEEPSYSDNRDSWCFYSPIYQESYLGYVELVISKAEYDLVMKKLLLGSILIILIFSLFFIVIVRRLSRLFTSTLMEMAMVLNKVSLGERGNRVHFSGSSEINNMRITLNDMLANIETTETELEKSVEERTSALKIALESSETANVYKAQIMSMVSHEMKTPLHAIGGYLQLLAERLPDDPVFTENRALHAKALVRVNDLNTLIDNILLHAQLEADRYDVALTSIAIAPLMHACVENVTPLLNRNRNQLQLIGSDTMIVSDSEVLRHILNNLLSNACKFTTDGVITLTWRLSQAFLIIEVADTGCGIPAEFCDQIFDAWWQVDMSLGRRYGGHGLGLAITKQFVQRLNGDISVEPNHISGTIFTIRIPNSKS; encoded by the coding sequence ATGAGTCTGCTCGACCGCTACAACATACAACAGCGGTTCAATTTTTTGATTTTCATTTCCATTATCCTGGCGTCATGTTTCTTAATTGGATTCATGTACAAGTTAATTTCTAATTACATCAACGACTACACAAGTCACTACTGGCGAGAACATACCGCAACATTTGCTGATTCAGCCATATACTCGGTAATTTTAGGTTCAACATCACAGTCGGAATCCGTTGTCCATAGCTTTGCGTCAGACAAAAACGTATTGGGAGCAACGATTTATAATAGTCGTGGTGAACTATTAGCTTCTTACGGTGCTAAGTCTGTGTGTGAACTAAATCCGCCACTTCGCACTGAAGAGCCCAGCTATTCGGACAACCGAGACTCATGGTGCTTCTATTCACCTATATACCAAGAAAGCTATTTGGGGTACGTCGAATTAGTTATATCGAAAGCTGAATATGACCTAGTAATGAAGAAGCTTTTACTAGGATCAATATTGATCATTCTCATTTTCTCGTTATTTTTTATAGTCATTGTCAGGAGGTTGTCACGACTATTTACTTCGACATTGATGGAAATGGCGATGGTACTCAATAAGGTAAGCCTAGGTGAGAGAGGAAATCGAGTTCATTTTTCAGGGTCATCCGAAATCAATAACATGCGAATTACTCTCAACGATATGTTGGCGAATATCGAAACGACAGAAACAGAGCTAGAGAAAAGCGTCGAAGAGCGGACGAGTGCCTTAAAAATAGCGCTCGAAAGCAGCGAAACCGCCAACGTTTATAAAGCGCAGATTATGTCTATGGTGTCTCATGAAATGAAGACACCTTTACACGCCATAGGGGGATATTTGCAACTATTGGCTGAGCGTTTACCGGATGATCCTGTTTTCACTGAAAATCGAGCATTACATGCAAAGGCATTAGTTCGCGTTAATGACCTAAATACTTTAATCGACAATATTCTATTACATGCGCAGCTAGAGGCCGACCGGTACGATGTGGCACTAACTTCTATTGCAATTGCACCTTTAATGCATGCATGTGTTGAGAATGTTACCCCTTTGCTTAACCGCAATAGAAATCAGCTACAGCTAATCGGCTCAGATACCATGATTGTATCGGATAGCGAGGTTTTGCGGCACATTCTGAACAATTTATTGAGCAACGCGTGTAAATTCACCACAGATGGCGTGATTACTCTGACTTGGCGACTTAGCCAGGCGTTTTTAATTATTGAGGTTGCAGATACAGGCTGTGGAATACCTGCTGAGTTTTGCGATCAAATTTTTGATGCATGGTGGCAGGTGGACATGAGTCTAGGCCGGCGATATGGTGGGCACGGACTTGGCTTGGCAATAACAAAACAGTTCGTACAACGTTTAAACGGCGACATCTCTGTTGAGCCAAATCATATATCTGGCACTATTTTTACAATCAGAATACCGAATTCCAAGTCCTAG
- a CDS encoding conjugal transfer protein TrbD yields MALRAIPIRRAGNRDNLFMGGDREFVMFSGLVAGALIFSAQELRAAIVGIVLWLCALYLARLAAKSDPKMRFIYLRHLRYRGTRVGNLRGYYPARSTPFRENPNSQGKQYR; encoded by the coding sequence ATGGCCTTACGCGCGATTCCAATTCGCAGAGCGGGTAACAGAGACAACTTGTTCATGGGCGGGGATCGTGAGTTTGTGATGTTCTCCGGCCTAGTGGCCGGAGCGCTAATTTTCTCCGCTCAAGAACTGAGGGCAGCCATTGTCGGGATAGTTTTATGGTTATGTGCATTATACCTAGCACGGTTGGCGGCCAAATCAGATCCGAAAATGCGATTTATTTATCTACGACATTTACGGTATCGAGGTACGCGGGTAGGTAATTTAAGAGGGTATTACCCGGCCAGAAGCACCCCGTTCCGTGAAAATCCAAATAGCCAAGGGAAACAATACAGATGA
- a CDS encoding VirB4 family type IV secretion/conjugal transfer ATPase — MMIEAITLMIAGLGILLVAILARLIYRADKDRRLSQHRSKNASVADLLIYAAEVDDGIIVGKDGSFLAGWLYTSDDNDSSTEAHRESISARLNQAISRLGNGWMIHVDAVRRPAPSYSERGLSTFPDRITAAIDEERRTLFEGLSTMYEGYFVMTLTYLPPVLAERKFIELMFDDDARKPDSKTYTTDLIEHFKRECHNIETRLSAAVNLRRLKGHEIVNEDGTTVIHDDLLRWLQFCITGKNHPIQLPTNPMYLDCLIGGEDLLAGVIPKIGRKYIQVVAIEGFPLESTPGMLTALGELPIEYRWSSRFIFMDPHEAISHLEKFRKKWRQKVRGFIDQVFNLNTGPIDEDAQNMVDDAQAALAEVNSGIIAQGYYTSVVVLMDENRKRVQELAQQVEKAINRLGFVARIETINAMEAYLGSLPGHGVENVRRPLLNTMNLADLLPISTIWTGREYAPCPMYPALSPPIMHCVTQGSTPFRLNLHVGDVGHTFMFGRTGAGKSTHLAILAAQLRRYQGMHIFAFDKGMSLYPLTEAIHATSVGKSGKHFTVAADDELLAFCPLQYLKTKNDRAWAMEWINIILALNGLITSPAQRNEIGNAIINMHNSGARTLSEFTVTIQDEAIREALKQYTIDGAMGHLLDAEEDGLELTDFTVFEIEELMNLGERYALPVLLYLFRRIERSLTGQPTVIILDEAWVMLGHAVFREKIREWLKVLRKANCFVLMATQNLSDAANSGILDVIIESTASKIFLPNIYAREEDATALYRRMGLNSRQIELLATAIPKRHYYYVSEEGCRLYDLALGPLALAFVGSSDKDSVAAIKKLKATHGHEWVGEWLARKGLSIEEYLEEAA; from the coding sequence ATGATGATCGAGGCCATAACACTCATGATTGCGGGACTAGGGATTCTATTAGTCGCAATCCTCGCCAGATTGATTTACAGGGCGGATAAGGATCGTCGGTTAAGTCAACATCGTTCCAAAAACGCCAGCGTAGCGGATTTGTTGATTTATGCTGCCGAGGTCGATGACGGTATTATTGTTGGTAAGGATGGATCGTTTCTCGCTGGCTGGCTTTATACGAGTGATGACAACGATAGTTCAACCGAAGCACACCGCGAATCAATATCCGCCAGATTAAACCAAGCAATATCCAGACTAGGCAATGGCTGGATGATCCATGTCGACGCCGTGCGACGCCCGGCGCCGTCATATTCAGAAAGGGGGTTATCGACATTTCCTGATCGAATCACGGCAGCCATCGACGAAGAGCGCCGGACACTTTTCGAAGGACTAAGTACCATGTACGAAGGGTACTTTGTCATGACATTGACGTATCTCCCGCCTGTGCTTGCAGAACGCAAGTTTATTGAACTTATGTTCGACGACGACGCCAGGAAACCTGACTCAAAGACATATACAACCGACCTCATTGAACACTTTAAACGTGAATGTCACAACATCGAAACGCGATTGTCGGCAGCGGTCAACTTACGCAGATTAAAGGGCCATGAAATCGTTAATGAAGATGGGACAACTGTCATTCATGATGATCTTCTGCGCTGGTTGCAGTTTTGTATTACCGGAAAAAATCATCCGATACAACTGCCAACAAACCCCATGTATCTCGACTGTTTAATTGGTGGAGAGGATTTGCTCGCGGGCGTGATTCCCAAGATAGGTCGTAAGTACATCCAGGTAGTAGCGATTGAAGGATTCCCGCTTGAATCGACACCGGGAATGTTAACCGCCCTTGGTGAGTTACCTATCGAATATCGCTGGTCCTCAAGGTTCATTTTTATGGACCCTCACGAGGCTATCAGTCACTTGGAAAAGTTTCGAAAAAAATGGCGGCAAAAGGTACGCGGTTTCATTGATCAAGTGTTCAATCTCAACACAGGACCGATAGACGAGGACGCGCAAAACATGGTGGACGACGCACAGGCGGCGTTAGCTGAAGTTAATAGCGGCATAATCGCCCAGGGCTATTACACCAGTGTTGTAGTCCTAATGGACGAGAATAGAAAACGCGTACAGGAACTGGCTCAACAGGTAGAGAAGGCCATAAATAGGCTTGGATTTGTCGCCAGGATCGAAACCATTAACGCAATGGAAGCCTACTTAGGTAGTTTGCCGGGCCATGGTGTCGAGAATGTACGCCGTCCCTTGTTGAACACTATGAATTTGGCGGACTTGTTGCCGATTAGCACCATTTGGACAGGCAGAGAATATGCACCTTGTCCAATGTATCCAGCACTATCTCCCCCGATTATGCATTGTGTTACCCAGGGCTCAACACCATTCCGTCTAAATCTCCATGTAGGCGATGTGGGGCATACATTTATGTTTGGTCGAACCGGAGCCGGTAAGTCAACCCATCTTGCCATACTCGCCGCGCAGTTGCGCCGCTATCAAGGCATGCACATCTTTGCATTCGATAAAGGGATGTCCCTGTACCCATTAACCGAAGCAATCCACGCCACGAGTGTAGGGAAAAGCGGTAAGCATTTCACGGTGGCCGCCGACGACGAATTGCTGGCCTTCTGTCCTTTGCAATACCTGAAAACCAAAAATGATCGCGCATGGGCTATGGAATGGATCAACATCATTCTGGCGTTAAATGGTTTGATTACATCACCCGCCCAGCGAAATGAAATTGGTAACGCCATCATCAACATGCATAACAGCGGCGCTAGAACGCTATCTGAATTCACGGTAACTATTCAAGATGAGGCAATACGCGAAGCTCTTAAGCAATACACCATTGATGGCGCAATGGGGCATCTATTAGATGCCGAAGAGGATGGGCTGGAACTTACCGATTTCACGGTTTTTGAAATAGAAGAGTTAATGAATCTCGGGGAGCGCTATGCGCTTCCAGTGTTGTTATATCTCTTTAGACGCATCGAACGATCATTAACCGGGCAGCCTACGGTCATTATTTTGGATGAGGCATGGGTGATGCTCGGTCATGCGGTATTCCGGGAAAAAATTCGAGAGTGGCTAAAGGTACTGCGAAAAGCGAACTGTTTTGTTTTGATGGCAACTCAAAACTTATCTGACGCTGCGAATTCTGGAATCCTCGACGTAATTATCGAATCAACCGCATCGAAAATCTTCTTGCCAAACATTTACGCCAGAGAGGAAGACGCGACTGCACTGTATCGCCGTATGGGCCTTAACTCTAGGCAAATCGAATTATTGGCTACAGCAATCCCCAAGAGGCATTACTACTACGTCTCTGAAGAAGGCTGTCGTCTCTATGATCTTGCGTTAGGCCCGCTCGCTCTCGCGTTTGTGGGCTCTTCGGATAAAGACTCTGTTGCGGCCATCAAGAAATTAAAGGCGACTCATGGTCATGAATGGGTGGGTGAATGGCTCGCTCGTAAGGGTTTAAGCATTGAAGAATACTTGGAGGAAGCAGCATGA
- a CDS encoding TrbC/VirB2 family protein, translating to MNALANRLQRAPLILLMALVFFMPEQATAAVGDGGALPYEDWLTSLRTSVTGPVAFSLSLIGIIVAGGVLIFGGDLNGFFRTLIFIVLVMALLVGAQNVMTNVFGRGAVITLSEDEVGTQLMIMGFHATQYVKEALMIACLIATLACLQLRTLKSAGKSLAMVGEK from the coding sequence ATGAATGCACTCGCGAATCGACTGCAAAGAGCACCGCTAATTCTGTTAATGGCATTGGTTTTTTTTATGCCAGAACAGGCGACCGCCGCCGTAGGTGATGGGGGAGCTTTACCTTATGAAGATTGGCTTACCAGCCTTAGAACATCGGTTACTGGTCCCGTAGCGTTTTCGTTGTCACTCATTGGGATCATTGTCGCCGGCGGTGTGCTGATTTTTGGCGGCGACTTAAACGGCTTCTTTCGGACCTTGATCTTCATCGTTCTTGTCATGGCCCTCTTAGTCGGTGCCCAAAACGTTATGACTAACGTATTTGGTCGCGGAGCAGTAATCACACTGTCGGAGGATGAGGTAGGCACACAGCTCATGATTATGGGTTTTCACGCGACGCAGTATGTCAAGGAGGCATTGATGATCGCGTGTTTAATAGCAACGTTAGCATGCCTTCAACTGCGTACATTAAAAAGCGCTGGTAAGTCATTGGCTATGGTGGGTGAAAAGTAA
- the trbB gene encoding P-type conjugative transfer ATPase TrbB, whose product MTHEQNLHESVSDRAKVKLERDLGPIILSALADPRTVEVMLNADGKLWQERLGDKMKCIGTLSISKGEAIIKTIAGFHGKEITRLKPILEGEFPLDGSRFAGQLPPVVPAPTFAIRKKAIAIFPLEQYVSDGIMTCNQFDAITKAVKDHKNILVVGGTGSGKTTLVNAIINKMVEFDPTERVFIIEDTGEIQCAAENYVQYHSTIDVPMTQLLKTTLRMRPDRILVGEVRGPEALDLLMAWNTGHEGGTATLHANNAKAGLDRLSMLISMHPESPRPIEPLIGEAVHVVVFIAKTQEGRRIQEIIEVSGYRDGHYITSNL is encoded by the coding sequence ATGACCCACGAACAGAATCTACACGAATCAGTCAGTGACAGGGCGAAAGTAAAGCTCGAACGCGATTTAGGACCAATCATATTGTCTGCTTTAGCTGATCCGAGAACCGTTGAGGTGATGCTGAATGCCGACGGCAAACTATGGCAAGAACGTCTTGGGGACAAGATGAAGTGCATAGGAACCTTATCAATTAGCAAGGGTGAGGCAATTATTAAAACTATTGCGGGTTTTCATGGCAAAGAGATCACCAGATTAAAACCCATCCTGGAAGGCGAATTCCCTCTTGATGGCTCACGATTCGCCGGCCAACTTCCGCCTGTTGTGCCTGCGCCAACTTTCGCAATCAGAAAGAAGGCTATTGCAATATTTCCACTGGAGCAATACGTCTCGGACGGCATCATGACCTGCAATCAATTCGATGCGATTACAAAGGCAGTCAAAGATCACAAAAACATTTTAGTTGTCGGAGGAACTGGATCAGGGAAAACGACGTTGGTAAACGCCATTATTAACAAAATGGTTGAGTTCGACCCCACAGAACGAGTGTTCATTATTGAGGATACCGGCGAAATCCAATGCGCGGCCGAAAACTACGTGCAGTATCACTCAACTATTGATGTCCCGATGACGCAGTTGTTGAAAACAACGCTCAGGATGCGGCCAGATCGAATATTAGTCGGTGAAGTACGTGGACCAGAGGCGCTAGACCTACTAATGGCATGGAATACGGGCCACGAGGGTGGAACGGCCACACTCCATGCAAACAATGCGAAGGCTGGGCTGGACAGATTATCCATGTTAATCAGCATGCATCCAGAATCACCTAGACCTATTGAACCGCTGATTGGCGAAGCGGTACATGTTGTTGTTTTCATCGCCAAAACCCAAGAAGGCCGTCGTATTCAGGAAATCATAGAGGTTTCCGGTTACAGGGACGGTCATTACATAACCTCTAATCTGTAG